The Apodemus sylvaticus chromosome 5, mApoSyl1.1, whole genome shotgun sequence genome has a segment encoding these proteins:
- the LOC127684275 gene encoding olfactory receptor 8K3-like, whose translation MEKRNLTVLTEFILMGITNRPELQAPLFGLFLIIYLISLMGNMGMIILTMVDSRLQTPMYFFLRHLAITDLGYSTAVGPKMLVNFVVSQNTISNHLCAIQLTFFLVFIICELFILSAMSYDRYVAICKPLLYTVIMSHRVCWVLVAVPYFYSVIISLLITIKIFALPFCGYKVISHFCDSLPLIALLCSNTHDIEIIILISAGFNLVSSLVILLFSYLLILVAIFRMNSAEGRQKALSTCGSHLTVVIVFYGTLIFMYVQPKSSHSFDTDKVASIFYTLIIPMLNPLIYSLRNKDVKYALERLWKVLGNIFS comes from the coding sequence ATGGAGAAACGCAACCTCACAGTGTTGACTGAATTCATCCTGATGGGCATCACTAACCGGCCTGAGCTTCAGGCTCCATTGTTCGGATTGTTTCTCATCATCTATCTGATTTCACTGATGGGCAACATGGGCATGATCATCCTTACCATGGTGGACTCACGACTGCAaacacccatgtacttctttctcaGACATCTGGCTATCACTGATCTTGGTTATTCTACAGCTGTGGGACCCAAAATGCTGGTAAATTTTGTTGTCAGTCAAAATACAATCAGTAATCACCTTTGTGCAATTCAGCTAACTTTCTTTCTTGTGTTCATCATTTGTGAACTTTTTATTCTGTCTGCAATGTCTTATGACCGTTATGTGGCCATCTGTAAGCCTCTACTCTATACTGTCATCATGTCCCATAGGGTATGCTGGGTCCTAGTGGCAGTTCCTTATTTTTATAGTGTCATTATTTCTCTTCTAATAACTATAAAAATTTTTGCTTTACCTTTTTGTGGTTACAAGGTCATTAGTCATTTCTGTGACAGTCTCCCTTTAATAGCGCTGCTCTGTTCTAATACACATGATATCGAAATAATAATATTGATTTCAGCGGGGTTTAATTTGGTTTCATCTCTAGTGATACTCCTGTTTTCTTATCTACTCATTCTTGTAGCCATTTTTAGGATGAATTCAGCTGAAGGCAGGCAGAAAGCTTTGTCTACTTGTGGCTCCCACCTGACAGTGGTCATTGTCTTCTATGGGACTttgatatttatgtatgtgcagcCCAAATCAAGTCACTCCTTTGACACTGATAAGGTGGCTTCCATCTTTTATACTCTGATTATCCCCATGTTGAATCCCTTGATCTATAGTCTAAGGAACAAAGATGTAAAATATGCCCTAGAAAGGTTGTGGAAAGTATTAggcaatattttttcttaa